ATGAATTTTGCTGTGAGAATGTGAAAGTAAATGAAAGGGAAAGAGGAGATGGTTGTTATATAAGAATAAGGgtaattttatccaaaatgggTTTAAATGTCTAATTTGATAAAATAGAAGCacggtgggttagatatgtaaattgggaTCCTTGATTGGGTTAGATCAGTAATTATCCCTTTATTCAAATTGCGAAATAATGATCATATCATTTCAGGGGTTCTTAGCGTCTTCATCAATGATGATGTTTTCAGGGTGTCTGATTCATCTCTCCATTTCAATGTTGTACCAGGTTTATCTCTCTTTTAGCTTTGAacttttctttctattttttgcCCTTTACATGCTCGACATAAATGCTTCTTTGGaggttttatttttctttagatATTAATCATGTCTAGAAGCTTTTGTTAGTAAGGGTTCTTTTATTACTAATGTGGGATCATAATTTCTTGTTATAAATTTTatcaatccaatccaacattAATTTGATTTCTCTGTCTTGTAGAATAAGGGAGGAGAAGATGATGCAGTGTTATCAGTGAAATCAAACATATGGGACACTATGACTGTTATTCTGATAGTGCCGAAAGGATATCCATGCCTCTGCAGGCTGAGACTGTTGTCAATCTTGTACGACAAACACCAATAAATTCATTAGCAGCTCATTGTAAGTGCAATAGTTGATACACCAATCAAACTTTTGTGTTAGAAAAGTTCTATTACAGATtccatctttataattcatttCTCAATGCCTTTAGATGATTCGCTTGATCTTTCTGTTTGTAGCTCTGTCACGTTTTCTAGTCACTTGTTGTGAATTAAGACATTAACCTAATATCCTGTTTAATAATTGAAAgataaatttcattttgttggTGCAGCCCTTGGATCAACTGTGATAATTGAATTACTTATGCTGCTTTCTCTTGGAGTATTTCTTCTATTCTTCACTTGCAAATGTGCAATTCTTCTTGTGCATTAAAAACGATGCACTTATGCTGAAGGAATCTGTAAGTGAACCTTGTTATACATGATGCACTTATTCATCtattatttgttgatttttttgcTTAAGCTGAATTAGTTAATATAGAAATGTGTTTCATACCCTTGTTGGATACCTTATTTGGAGCACGAGCTCTGTATAACTTGTCTGAATTGCTATTTGTAGTCAACTAACACTTTATCTAAGAACAAAACTTCCTTAACTTGGTTGACCCCTCTAACTTAAGATAGCAGTAGCTTCCATGGAAAAAATTGTATATTCAAGGCAGAGAAATGAATTTGGATTTTTCTGTAATATGCTTAGGCTTCACTATCAAAACCCTTCTGTAACTGTTTTTCACCTTCAAAAGATTCTTCCTGGTTTTCTCCTTCCTGCTATAAAATTCTTTAAAAGACTCTGCAGTCGACCCTCTAACTATTTTCCATCATGTAATAtatgattaattagagacataAAGAGTAAAAAGGAAAGAGTTTCCAATATATTTGAAGGAAAAATTGCCCAATAATAAGATTATATCATCAAGCAAACTTTTATTAACAGTCAATAAGATTATCAAGTATTCAACAATTTAAAAAAAGATAAAGTGATATTTCTTCCACAATCTAGTATCAGAGGCTAGTTCCATTTACCAGAAATGTTAGATACCCTTGCACTTAGTAGAGTGCATGATGATCTGCCAATAAATTAAGTTATTTCAATCAGGCTGCTAGATTCTGAAAAGTCAATTGATGATTGTTCCTCATCCTTTTTGCATTGTTTTTTCTGGATATAAAAGAGGTCTCTGAGGCAATTGCAGATCTTCCAAATCTCCTTCAAGCATCTCCACAACTTTGTTCATTGGAGGCCGATTTGATGGTTCCATTTGTATGCACCACAATCCTGTTATGATCATTTTCCTTACTATTTCATTCTCTTCACCAGTTGCATCTTCAATTTCTAACTTCCCATCTGAGAGCTTATCATAAACCCAAAATGGATAGTATATTTGGCTCAAATTCTGTTCTGATGCATCCGCTGCTGGAGCTTTCAGGGTCTTCCTTTTGCCTGCCATTTCCAATAGCAACATTCCAAAACTATACACATCTGCTTTGTATGACACACGTCCaatatttttgtaaaataacTCTGGTGCCATATATCCTATTGTTCCCCTTGCAGCTGTGAGAGATGCAATGCTTCCTCTTGTTGGATATAATTTGGCAAGCCCAAAATCAGAAATTTTTGGAGTGAAATTTTCATTGAGAAGAATATTGTGAGGCTTAATATCGAAATGAAGAATTTGTATTTCACAACCCTTGTGGAGATATTCAATACCACGAGCAACTCCAAGGGAAATCTCATATAGTTTTTCCCAACTTAAAGAAATGGATCTTTCTGGACTAAAAATATGACTGTCAAGAGATCCCTTAGACATAAATTCATATATGAGAGCATGCTTTGATCCCTCGGAACAAAAACCAATCAATCGCACAACATTAGCATGATGGATCCTGCCAATGGTAGCAACTTCATTCATAAAATCTTGTCCATTGGCTTTAGATTTTTCTAACATCTTTATTGCAGCGAACTGGCCACTACGAAGTTTTCCTTTATAGACAGAACCAAAGCCTCCTTTACCCAACATTTCCTTGAAGCCTCCGGTCATCTTCTTGATGTCTGAGTATGCATACCTTATAGGCATAAGGTTGTTTTGAGTTTGTAGGAATTCTTCAATTGTGTCGTATCCTGATAAATGTCTCCTTCGCCATTTATAGATTAGAAATGCAGCAACACAAGGACTTCCACATAAAGCTCTTGCAACAAGCAACATGCCTGAGTGAAGAGTTCAAGAGGCATAAGCTCGTAGATAAGTTAAAATGTATTTTCCATGTTTGCAAAAGTATCTCATACAATACCCATCTATAAATAAACCTGTCTAGGAATTCAGTTTCATATATAAATGTAGGAATGAGAAGTGTCCTTACAAAGATTTGCCATCATGTAGAACAGTATCCCTGAGgcaaacatgaaaaaaaattactGTTACAAGAAACATGTATTACAATTATATTGGCGTAGACTTTTGGACAGAGAAAGTGGGAACTTACATAGAATATCAGAAAGAACCACCATGAAACCAATTCCTATTATAAGAAGACAATAACATCAGAATACAGAAGTGGTTTCATCTGTAAGACAATGGTTTTTAATAGAGTCACTTGCATTACGGACAAGGAAACCTATATTAATTTCATACAATAATAATTTAACATTCTGCAATTGTATAATAAATTATAGGAAATGTGTGAAAATGATTAATCGATTTGTATAATAATGCACAAAACATTACATACCCGTTTTTAGGCAATGAAAATGGTCTTTGTTGTCTAGGTAGCATAGGTGCGAACTACAGTTTCTACAGTTGATGTTGTGCCAGGAAAGCTCAAATCCAAATGCTATTTCCCTATGAATCTCAATGAAGGATGAGATTCTATTCTTGGAATCCAGTCTTCGGAACAGTGACACCATTTCTAAGCTGCAACCATCCCTTAAATCATTTCCTGCTATTTCGCCAATGTATGCATAAGAATACATTCCAGAATGAGAGAGTGAAGAGTTGGTAGAAGAGTTAATACAAGGACTAGTATCCAAGTAAACAGAAGAATTCACAGGATTTTGGCACTTAATGAAACCGATCGTCTCTGCTGGTAACGTTTCCCacctgaatttatttttggtctcctGTTTGTATTTATACAAGGTGTATGGATCTTCAAAACGAAAGCTATAACTTGTTAAAGGAAAACTAGGAATGGAGGAGCAATCATCTCTATAAACACTGGCATCCACCAATTGGATCATGAAGTCGTCATAGTTGATTGCGTGCACGTGATACATTCCTCCATTAAATAGATGCAAGACTGTGAAATTATTTTCACAAGATAGCTTATATTTATCATCTCCGCAGCTGATTGGATCAGTCTGTAGGCTGAAAGGGTAACTGATATTTGTTCTTCCACATGCTGAGGGAGGGCAATGATTTGTATTTGTAGCAATGCTGTTCTGAAGCACTATgaggaaaataaagaagaatACAGAACCTGTAATGATAAGCCTAAGCATTGTCGGAGGAAGAAAATGGAGAAAATTAATGAGAGATTGTGTCTATATTGTTAGTAATTTTGCAATCTTAGCCATACATCACTGCCAACATCATTGTGTAAAATAAATTCTATGGAGTTCTTTATTACATGGTATGCTTTTCTGCATTTGATTCGTATGTAAAAATACCATTGACTTCCATAATTTATTGAGTCCAGGCATGCTTCATGAAGGAAATAGTCAAAGTCCATTCATAATGACATCAACGTCTTGAAAGCTTCCTCTAAATTGAAGCTAAAACTGCATTCTTCCTACAGAAGATTTTATATTGTGAGATGGTTGTTTATTTGTCTTGCTTCTTACTCTTCATTGCATTCAGCACTTCTGTCCATATAAACGAGTGTAATTCCTCAACATGTGGGAACAATGGACCACTGGTCCGTTTTCCATTCCGGATCAAAGGCAAGCAACCACATCACTGTGGCTATCCTCAACACTGGTTTCTTCTCTCTTGCTCTGAAAATAATGATACTATTCTGCAGTTGACTCCTTCGTGGAAActctccataaaaaaaattgactataAATCTCAACTCATCTCTGCATATGATTCTGAAGGTTGCCTTCCAAGAAGGCttttaaatttgaatttatCTGTTTCTCCTTTCCAGTTTAACGACCATTACAAGTATGAATTCACGTTATTCAATTGCTCTTCAGAAGATGAGAACGGATATTACAAAATTCCGTGCCTTAGTAATCTACACTATGCAGCCTATGGTATTAGTTCAGGACAATCTATTGGTGGGTACGGGCATCTGCTGTCTTGCACCAAGATACATGATATTTCACCAATTCCATATAATTACTTAGTTTACCAGCAAAATAATTTGGAATTGAGTTGGTCAGAACCAAATTGTAGATCTTGTGAAGAAAAAGGAAAGTATTGTAGATTACAAAGAAACAACACAGGATCTAGAACTGAATGCTATGCCATGCTCAAACCAGGTGTGTGTTCTGTATTTGTATTTGAGTCTTTCAGTTTAAAATGCTATATATTTCCGACAACTTGATTACCTTGTGATTGGagttattttattattgtttagTATTGTAACTTCTTATGTACAGTGAGTGTTTTGGATATATGGCTGCTTAACTTAACCTATAACATCAGTATATGGAGTTAGAAAATGGTGATACTCAAGTGAAGTCATTTTTTCTTCAAGAGATAAACTACTCTTCAACTTTCTTTAAGGTTGCTTTTAAATTATCAGTATGTCTAGAAATACATCATTTAGTTCTGCCCTGCCACTAAGATTTTTGCAACGGATTATGTTTGATTGCAATTGCTCCAAATATTCTTTCAATTAAACCATTCTAATTGAACTGAAATACCTAAGTTTTGAAGTTGTTCACAAACCTATTACTTGTTATGTGAAGAATGACTCTTCTTCCATTGAGAGAAGCATGTGTTTTAGCTCTTCTTGACTTCTTCTCAAGTTCCATCTCCGTTTGCCAAAGGTTTCTCTAACATGCTTATAATAGTCTTTGTTATTTAGTAGTTTTTATCTACATATTGGTTTTGATGTGTGAAAATAACTTGTTAAGAAGTTTGAAAGTTAATTACTTCTTCCTTTAATATCTCTCTTTTTGCATTACAAGTGCAAACCAATCATATGGTACATCTGCAATTAGAAATTTCAATCCTTGCATGAAGATAATACAATCATATGGTACATTTGGCTAAAGCATTAACTAAACAAATTTGTATTTTGCAGGAGCATCAACCAAGCTAATAGCAACAGGTTAGTTCTCTAATCTGTACTTTGTTCATGAAATTACCTCCATTGTTTTAATATATGGTCAAGCAAAGGAAGTGAAGAGAATCAATTCGGTTTATTTTGTATATAGGTGCAACCCTGGGTTCTATCCTTCTTGTGGGAGCAGTTGTTGTGCTTTATCGGATGTACAGCTCCAACAAAACAGACAGAGAATATCAGTCCATGATTGACAAGTTTTTAGATGACTACAAATCTTTCAAGCCTTCGAGATTTTCTTTTGCTGATATTAAAAGAATGACAAACCAATTCAAGGATGAATTAGGCCAAGGAGCTTATGGAACTGTGCATAGGGGAAAGCTATCTGATGAAATTATGGTTGCTGTTAAGGTCCTTAGTAACTCCAAAGGAAATGGTGAGGAGTTTGTGAATGAAGTTGGAACAATAGGAAGAATCCACCATGTGAATGTAGTTCGTTTATTTGGATTCTGTGCTGATGGGTTTCGTCGAGCTCTTGTATACGAGTACTTGCCCAATGATTCACTGCAGAAGTTCATATCCTCTTCAGATACCAAAAGCCATTTCCTTGGTTGGAGAAGACTTCAAGATATCTCTCTTGGAATAGCAAAAGGGATTGATTATCTTCATCAAGGATGTGATCAAAGGATTCTCCATTTCGATATCAAACCGCAAAATATCTTGCTTGACCATGATTTCAATCCAAAAGTTTCAGACTTTGGCTTGGCTAAGTTGTGTGGTAAGGATCAAAGTGCAGTGTCTATGACAACTGCAAAAGGGACTATTGGGTACATGGCACCTGAAATCTTCTCTAGGAATTTTGGGAATGTTTCATACAAGTCCGATGTTTACAGCTTCGGAATGTTGGTGTTAGAAATGGTTGGGGGAAGAAAGATTGTTGAAGAAACAATGGGTAATGACGAACAAATATATTTTCCAGAATGGATATATAATCTAttggaagaaggagaagatCTAAGGTTGGAGATTGAAGAAGAGGGAGATGCTAAAATAGCAAAGAAGAGAGCAATTGTTGGACTATGGTGCATTCAATGGAACCCAGTGGATCGCCCCTCCATGAAAACTGTTGTCAAAATTTtggaaggagaaggagaaaactTACCGATATCTCCGAATCCTTTCAGGTCTGCAGTTTCTGCAAAAAGGCCACAAAGACGCCTTCACCTAGAGCTGGAAATCATTTCAGAAACAAAGTAATCATGTATGTATATTAATGCTTGGGTTTCTTAAGCTTTCAAAGTATTGTATAGGTAGAAATAATGAGTCATGTTTTTACTTGATCAGGCTTAGAATACTTTGTTATCTGTTGATACATTATTCAAGAAGCTAATTTGAAGTTTTAGAATAAATTTGAGTTAATTAGGAAGTTGTAGAACAAATTGCATGAAATTTCTTTCGGAGTTGCTCGTGACATTGAATATCTACACAAAGGTTGTGATATGCAGATATTGCATTAAGAAGCCAATCTTGTTACTTTCCTCTATGGGTTTATGATGAAGTCTACAAATTACAATGGGAATGTAGCAACAAATACAGATATGAATGTGGTGGGATTATGGTGCATACAAATGAAACCTTCTTATCGGCCTCCGATGAACAAAGTCGTCGAGATGACTGAAGCAGACTTGGAAAGTGTAGAATTGCCTCCCAAGCCTATATTGTATCCAGATGAAATATGGATGGACTCGTCAGAACTGTCACCTATTAAAAATGTCACGTTTTTCTGCTGTATGTTCTGATTTTGATTGTTAAGCTGCTGTCATTTATAACATTGTTTAATTGTATCCATGAAATCATGCCCATATAATTAGAGAAGTTTATGTGatagtcaataaaaataaatgctGCAATAAGTTAACCTGAAActttattgaatttatataacagaATAATTGAAAGAATCTACTAAATTAACATCTATGAATTAAATTCTAAAAGCattaaagaacaaaaaaataaagaaaattgctGCAATGTCTTAAACAGGAAGTTTCTTGGCATCACCATTATGATCATCTTCAACAACGAATCTTTTCCAGTACCAATGGTTGATCCAGATTTGAGACATTTCTTCAATAGGAATGTTCTTCGTCTCAGGCAAGAACCAGTAGATGAAGGCGGTCATTACAGCGACGAAGAAAGCAAACAAGATAAACAATCCAAACTTCAATTCACAAAGCAAGAAAAGGAACAACTGAGCAATTAAGAAAGTGAAGAGCATGTTGACAGCAGAAACAATACTCTGAGCAGCTGATCTGATCTCCAATGGAAAAATCTCACTGGGAACTAACCATCCCAAGGGTCCCCATGACCAAGCAAATCCTGCTACGAACAAGCAGATAAAGACGACTATTAAAACAGCATACCCAACTGGTAGATCCGACACAACTCCAGACAAGCCGAATTTGTATCCAATGAAACCAGCCAGCAGTCCTTGAAAGATGAACATCTGCACTCCCCCTTCCAGAAACAGCACTCTCCTCCCATGTTTATCAGTAACCCACATGGAAACCGAAGTTGCAACGGCATTAACAGCACCAGTGATGACTGCAGAGAGAAGCGAAGCACTGCCTCCGAAACCAAGACTTCTGAAAAGCACTGGAGAATAAAACATGACTACATTGATTCCTGTAAGTTGTTGAAGAGCTGGGATTAGTATAGCCATAACTAGATGAGGTCTGTATTTTCTCTCCATGATATTCCTCCATGGATGTTCATGTTCCACCTTCTTAGCTTCTTCACTTGCTGCCACTATGTCCTGAAATTCAGCCTCTATTTCCTCACTGGAAGCCCCACGAATACGCATAAGAACAACTCTGGCTTTTTGTTTGGCTTTttctttatcttcttcttttgtaGCTCTTTCCAGTATGGAATTAGGTGTGTTTGGAAGAAACCCCGCCGAGAGACATATGAGTAGAGCAGGAACCATTGCAATTCCAAGACTATAACGCCAACCTTGGCTTCCATGTGCTTTTGGCATAAAATAGTTTATCACATTAGCCCATAAAATACCAACTGTTATTAGCATCTGAAGCAAAATGTTCAGAAACCCTCGAAACTTGTACGGTGCCATCTCTGATAAATAGAGCGGAACTGACtggaaaaacaaaaccaaataggataaattatgtatatatataaacatactATTACTTGAACAATAAAGGTATGTTTGGTTAAGCTGTAGCCAATAGCCCTTGCTGCTATGCGGTTGTGTTCTTGCTGTTATCTTTAACTTATGGAcgtgttttaaaaatattttgtagAAATTGTTGGGCTTTGGAGACTTATAGATGGGCTTTGGAGATTTATAGATGTACTTCAATGATCCAACCCGCTGAAGTATAAATATAGCCTCTTTCTTTGTACGATTAGGGTTTCTTGAGGAGTATAAATATAGCctctttctttgcacgattaGGGTTTCTTGAGGGTTATAAATATAACCTCTTTCTTTGTATGATTAGGGTTTCTTGAGGAGTATAAATATAGTCTTTTTCTTTGTAATCCGTATCTCTAAATTGAGTagcgaactgggtaaacaattcttatgtttttgtttgtgtttgcattagttcctaacaaaataagatagataattttataaataacaaataactactaATAGTTATTCATGcaaagctaaaaaaaaaaaaaagctttttgTGAAAAACAGAAAATGCTATGCCGTTCATCGGAAAAGTTAAAACAAACACCAAATAAATAAGATTACCTGAACGGAGAATCCAACCCCGACGCCCAACAAAAGACGGCCGACAATAAGATGCCAAGTAGCATGAGCAAAAGCATTCAAAGCAGCTCCTGCAAAAAATATTAGACCTCCAAGAAACATGGAAAACTTCCGACCAAGACTCTTTGTTACAGAAGAAGCAACCAGAGATGAAAGTAGAGCGGCTAAGTATAACGACGACGTAAACATGGTGAGAGTTGAATTATTGAAGGTGCAGTACTGATTTGTGGAGGTATCCGATACttgcttttcataaacagtcgGAAAAAATTTATGTAAAAAGGAAGGCATGGAAGTAACTCCACCGGAGATACCGATATCATATCCGAATATCAAACCGCCTAAAGCTCCGACGACACAAGTAAATACGACATAGAATGTGAGGTTACCGACGTAATCTTTAGAATCACGTTTGCCGCCGGGAAGAGTTGGTAAAACGGAAGGAGCCATAGTAATGTTAGTATCTATCGGAATGTATGAATAATAAGTGAAAAAAAATGGTGAATGTGTATCGCAGCCAATCGATGGGAATTTATAGTGTTGGAATTAGACAAGTACGTTGTTGTAGTTAGGATAGGACTAGGACTAGGGCTAGGATTATTGTTTCAATCAAATTCTAGGACTAGGATTCTTATCTCATTCCTTCCTGTTAAGATTAAAATACTACTAGGATTGCATGTTCTagaattaatataaaacttAGGATTctgaataaattaaattttgcAGAATTTTTtcggatgatttttttttttcttaaaaggaGAGAATTATCTTTTAACTTCAAATTATCTTTTGTAATTAAATTAGCGTTTTAGAAAGCGTGAGGATATGGATTGGGATAAATGTTGGGATGAacataaggataaaaataaaataggagGGTTTATTATTTCATGTTTAATATGTAGGATATAGATATGGATAAAATGATTCATTTTACTATATTACTCCTATCCAAATTTAAATAGAATGTATTTATTATTGTAGTATCAACGTGGActagaattaattaaatttaatctatcaaCCTAATTTGGGAAATTCTACTTGGAATAGTGTATTAAATTTTCAAACCACAAAAAATGGAATAACTAATATATTTAAGatgatagattaaatttaattaattttattcgaCATTGATACTACAATAATATATGGACAAACTTATGTTTTTAAAAGTTCAAAGATTaagattaatttgagaaatacttGAAATACTctattaaattttcaaaacacaacaaatggaataaataataaaatttaagggAATTAGATTTTTCCATCTAAATAAGTTATCTACATGTCTtatatcatctcccactagataTAACTTTACTGGGATAAGAGACTTATACCTCCACTGTCTCACTCTCtttatctcccaaacaaatataaaataac
The window above is part of the Euphorbia lathyris chromosome 3, ddEupLath1.1, whole genome shotgun sequence genome. Proteins encoded here:
- the LOC136224738 gene encoding rust resistance kinase Lr10-like encodes the protein MLLVARALCGSPCVAAFLIYKWRRRHLSGYDTIEEFLQTQNNLMPIRYAYSDIKKMTGGFKEMLGKGGFGSVYKGKLRSGQFAAIKMLEKSKANGQDFMNEVATIGRIHHANVVRLIGFCSEGSKHALIYEFMSKGSLDSHIFSPERSISLSWEKLYEISLGVARGIEYLHKGCEIQILHFDIKPHNILLNENFTPKISDFGLAKLYPTRGSIASLTAARGTIGYMAPELFYKNIGRVSYKADVYSFGMLLLEMAGKRKTLKAPAADASEQNLSQIYYPFWVYDKLSDGKLEIEDATGEENEIVRKMIITGLWCIQMEPSNRPPMNKVVEMLEGDLEDLQLPQRPLLYPEKTMQKG
- the LOC136222589 gene encoding uncharacterized protein, whose amino-acid sequence is MLRLIITGSVFFFIFLIVLQNSIATNTNHCPPSACGRTNISYPFSLQTDPISCGDDKYKLSCENNFTVLHLFNGGMYHVHAINYDDFMIQLVDASVYRDDCSSIPSFPLTSYSFRFEDPYTLYKYKQETKNKFRWETLPAETIGFIKCQNPVNSSVYLDTSPCINSSTNSSLSHSGMYSYAYIGEIAGNDLRDGCSLEMVSLFRRLDSKNRISSFIEIHREIAFGFELSWHNINCRNCSSHLCYLDNKDHFHCLKTGFLVRNASDSIKNHCLTDETTSVF
- the LOC136224734 gene encoding rust resistance kinase Lr10-like; this encodes MVVYLSCFLLFIAFSTSVHINECNSSTCGNNGPLVRFPFRIKGKQPHHCGYPQHWFLLSCSENNDTILQLTPSWKLSIKKIDYKSQLISAYDSEGCLPRRLLNLNLSVSPFQFNDHYKYEFTLFNCSSEDENGYYKIPCLSNLHYAAYGISSGQSIGGYGHLLSCTKIHDISPIPYNYLVYQQNNLELSWSEPNCRSCEEKGKYCRLQRNNTGSRTECYAMLKPGASTKLIATGATLGSILLVGAVVVLYRMYSSNKTDREYQSMIDKFLDDYKSFKPSRFSFADIKRMTNQFKDELGQGAYGTVHRGKLSDEIMVAVKVLSNSKGNGEEFVNEVGTIGRIHHVNVVRLFGFCADGFRRALVYEYLPNDSLQKFISSSDTKSHFLGWRRLQDISLGIAKGIDYLHQGCDQRILHFDIKPQNILLDHDFNPKVSDFGLAKLCGKDQSAVSMTTAKGTIGYMAPEIFSRNFGNVSYKSDVYSFGMLVLEMVGGRKIVEETMGNDEQIYFPEWIYNLLEEGEDLRLEIEEEGDAKIAKKRAIVGLWCIQWNPVDRPSMKTVVKILEGEGENLPISPNPFRSAVSAKRPQRRLHLELEIISETK
- the LOC136224736 gene encoding sugar carrier protein C-like, with amino-acid sequence MAPSVLPTLPGGKRDSKDYVGNLTFYVVFTCVVGALGGLIFGYDIGISGGVTSMPSFLHKFFPTVYEKQVSDTSTNQYCTFNNSTLTMFTSSLYLAALLSSLVASSVTKSLGRKFSMFLGGLIFFAGAALNAFAHATWHLIVGRLLLGVGVGFSVQSVPLYLSEMAPYKFRGFLNILLQMLITVGILWANVINYFMPKAHGSQGWRYSLGIAMVPALLICLSAGFLPNTPNSILERATKEEDKEKAKQKARVVLMRIRGASSEEIEAEFQDIVAASEEAKKVEHEHPWRNIMERKYRPHLVMAILIPALQQLTGINVVMFYSPVLFRSLGFGGSASLLSAVITGAVNAVATSVSMWVTDKHGRRVLFLEGGVQMFIFQGLLAGFIGYKFGLSGVVSDLPVGYAVLIVVFICLFVAGFAWSWGPLGWLVPSEIFPLEIRSAAQSIVSAVNMLFTFLIAQLFLFLLCELKFGLFILFAFFVAVMTAFIYWFLPETKNIPIEEMSQIWINHWYWKRFVVEDDHNGDAKKLPV